One Hypomesus transpacificus isolate Combined female chromosome 21, fHypTra1, whole genome shotgun sequence genomic region harbors:
- the LOC124483350 gene encoding uncharacterized protein LOC124483350 isoform X2, translating to MCLYRGTGSRYFLYKYMLQGILMKSYFCALTDGYNADCSPQSSTSALHTRGPVENDWHFNFSIPWNKMPTELMRKLKNKEQPKKNERLQMIKLLVSEILTVCPFPGKKHLSEVARKMVVTYPSSFKDVIEGEVVGSGYDSLTKQLVSRVDNPKRGNNYFAQKRQVSSACDGTPHKKLRIDSYGCVNWLLNTLPPGETNESQKFKQEELKKMFFSNSSDSKNIQMKMTTTFFSQRKDITSGEEVTDLEREWPYLFEPCGMRSHFKELTGVYVTEEAIESKSERVVLFLKSFEKRNKTEDILADVEVDKQKHLKANLPASLLLLLRHFNEDADQMFHKMDEVCLAFEVDCAKLPKTPCIIVCGKSPVTAETFMVSADQCIVNGSVTNFGDALFLMFALYYCLNISYPATLGTTLEFLQRCIFRINPDKGTKVEKGSKKAVNAKVLSLIQKISDYEWRE from the exons ATGTGTCTGTATAGGGGTACAGGCTCAAGATACTTCCTTTACAAATACATGCTACAAGGAATTCTCATGAAAAGTTACTTTTGTGCCCTGACAGATGGATACAATGCGGACTGTTCACCACAGTCAAGCACAAGTGCACTCCATACTCGTGGACCAGTGGAAAATGACTGGCATTTTAATTTTTCAATCCCATGGAACAAAATGCCCACAGAACTGATGAGAAAACTGAAGAATAAGGAGCAACCAAAGAAGAATGAAAGACTGCAGATGATCAAGCTCTTGGTTAGTGAAATCCTCACAGTTTGCCCATTTCCAGGAAAGAAACACCTGAGTGAAGTAGCTAGAAAGATGGTAGTGACCTATCCATCATCATTCAAGGATGTAATTGAAGGAGAAGTTGTTGGCAGTGGTTATGACTCCCTTACCAAGCAGCTCGTCAGTAGAGTAGACAACCCGAAGAGAGGGAACAACTACTTTGCCCAGAAAAGACAGGTATCTAGCGCCTGTGATGGTACACCCCACAAGAAGTTGAGAATTGATTCTTATGGCTGCGTAAACTGGCTCCTGAATACACTGCCACCTGGTGAAACAAATGAATCACAGAAATTTAAACAAGAAGAACTGAAGAAAATGTTCTTTTCTAACAGCAGTGACAGCAAAAACATACAGATGAAAATGACAACTACATTCTTTTCTCAGAGGAAAGACATTACCAGTGGGGAAGAAGTAACTGACCTTGAAAGAGAATGGCCATATCTTTTTGAGCCTTGTGGCATGAGGAGCCATTTCAAGGAACTAACTGGTGTATATGTGACTGAAGAAGCCATAGAAAGCAAATCTGAGAGAGTGGTTTTATTCCTGAAatcatttgaaaaaagaaacaagACTGAGGACATCTTGGCAGATGTGGAAGTGGACAAACAGAAGCATCTGAAAGCCAATCTACCTGCTTCTCTCCTGCTACTTCTCAGGCACTTCAATGAGGATGCAGACCAAATGTTTCATAAAATGGATGAAGTATGCCTGGCTTTTGAGGTTGACTGTGCGAAGCTACCAAAGACACCTTGCATCATCGTATGTG GGAAGTCCCCTGTGACGGCTGAGACCTTTATGGTTTCTGCAGACCAGTGTATTGTCAATGGCAGCGTCACCAACTTTGGAGATGCACTATTCCTGATGTTTGCTCTATACTACTGCCTAAACATCAGTTATCCAGCAACACTGGGGACAACTTTGGAGTTCTTGCAGAG ATGTATTTTCCGCATAAATCCAGATAAGGGGACCAAAGTGGAGAAGGGATCCAAGAAGGCGGTCAATGCCAAAGTTCTCTCCCTGATCCAAAAGATTTCAGATTATGAATGGAGGGAGtag
- the LOC124483350 gene encoding uncharacterized protein LOC124483350 isoform X4, with protein MCLYRGTGSRYFLYKYMLQGILMKSYFCALTDGYNADCSPQSSTSALHTRGPVENDWHFNFSIPWNKMPTELMRKLKNKEQPKKNERLQMIKLLRKDITSGEEVTDLEREWPYLFEPCGMRSHFKELTGVYVTEEAIESKSERVVLFLKSFEKRNKTEDILADVEVDKQKHLKANLPASLLLLLRHFNEDADQMFHKMDEVCLAFEVDCAKLPKTPCIIVCGKSPVTAETFMVSADQCIVNGSVTNFGDALFLMFALYYCLNISYPATLGTTLEFLQRCIFRINPDKGTKVEKGSKKAVNAKVLSLIQKISDYEWRE; from the exons ATGTGTCTGTATAGGGGTACAGGCTCAAGATACTTCCTTTACAAATACATGCTACAAGGAATTCTCATGAAAAGTTACTTTTGTGCCCTGACAGATGGATACAATGCGGACTGTTCACCACAGTCAAGCACAAGTGCACTCCATACTCGTGGACCAGTGGAAAATGACTGGCATTTTAATTTTTCAATCCCATGGAACAAAATGCCCACAGAACTGATGAGAAAACTGAAGAATAAGGAGCAACCAAAGAAGAATGAAAGACTGCAGATGATCAAGCTCTTG AGGAAAGACATTACCAGTGGGGAAGAAGTAACTGACCTTGAAAGAGAATGGCCATATCTTTTTGAGCCTTGTGGCATGAGGAGCCATTTCAAGGAACTAACTGGTGTATATGTGACTGAAGAAGCCATAGAAAGCAAATCTGAGAGAGTGGTTTTATTCCTGAAatcatttgaaaaaagaaacaagACTGAGGACATCTTGGCAGATGTGGAAGTGGACAAACAGAAGCATCTGAAAGCCAATCTACCTGCTTCTCTCCTGCTACTTCTCAGGCACTTCAATGAGGATGCAGACCAAATGTTTCATAAAATGGATGAAGTATGCCTGGCTTTTGAGGTTGACTGTGCGAAGCTACCAAAGACACCTTGCATCATCGTATGTG GGAAGTCCCCTGTGACGGCTGAGACCTTTATGGTTTCTGCAGACCAGTGTATTGTCAATGGCAGCGTCACCAACTTTGGAGATGCACTATTCCTGATGTTTGCTCTATACTACTGCCTAAACATCAGTTATCCAGCAACACTGGGGACAACTTTGGAGTTCTTGCAGAG ATGTATTTTCCGCATAAATCCAGATAAGGGGACCAAAGTGGAGAAGGGATCCAAGAAGGCGGTCAATGCCAAAGTTCTCTCCCTGATCCAAAAGATTTCAGATTATGAATGGAGGGAGtag
- the LOC124483350 gene encoding uncharacterized protein LOC124483350 isoform X3, with the protein MPTELMRKLKNKEQPKKNERLQMIKLLVSEILTVCPFPGKKHLSEVARKMVVTYPSSFKDVIEGEVVGSGYDSLTKQLVSRVDNPKRGNNYFAQKRQVSSACDGTPHKKLRIDSYGCVNWLLNTLPPGETNESQKFKQEELKKMFFSNSSDSKNIQMKMTTTFFSQRKDITSGEEVTDLEREWPYLFEPCGMRSHFKELTGVYVTEEAIESKSERVVLFLKSFEKRNKTEDILADVEVDKQKHLKANLPASLLLLLRHFNEDADQMFHKMDEVCLAFEVDCAKLPKTPCIIVCGKSPVTAETFMVSADQCIVNGSVTNFGDALFLMFALYYCLNISYPATLGTTLEFLQRCIFRINPDKGTKVEKGSKKAVNAKVLSLIQKISDYEWRE; encoded by the exons ATGCCCACAGAACTGATGAGAAAACTGAAGAATAAGGAGCAACCAAAGAAGAATGAAAGACTGCAGATGATCAAGCTCTTGGTTAGTGAAATCCTCACAGTTTGCCCATTTCCAGGAAAGAAACACCTGAGTGAAGTAGCTAGAAAGATGGTAGTGACCTATCCATCATCATTCAAGGATGTAATTGAAGGAGAAGTTGTTGGCAGTGGTTATGACTCCCTTACCAAGCAGCTCGTCAGTAGAGTAGACAACCCGAAGAGAGGGAACAACTACTTTGCCCAGAAAAGACAGGTATCTAGCGCCTGTGATGGTACACCCCACAAGAAGTTGAGAATTGATTCTTATGGCTGCGTAAACTGGCTCCTGAATACACTGCCACCTGGTGAAACAAATGAATCACAGAAATTTAAACAAGAAGAACTGAAGAAAATGTTCTTTTCTAACAGCAGTGACAGCAAAAACATACAGATGAAAATGACAACTACATTCTTTTCTCAGAGGAAAGACATTACCAGTGGGGAAGAAGTAACTGACCTTGAAAGAGAATGGCCATATCTTTTTGAGCCTTGTGGCATGAGGAGCCATTTCAAGGAACTAACTGGTGTATATGTGACTGAAGAAGCCATAGAAAGCAAATCTGAGAGAGTGGTTTTATTCCTGAAatcatttgaaaaaagaaacaagACTGAGGACATCTTGGCAGATGTGGAAGTGGACAAACAGAAGCATCTGAAAGCCAATCTACCTGCTTCTCTCCTGCTACTTCTCAGGCACTTCAATGAGGATGCAGACCAAATGTTTCATAAAATGGATGAAGTATGCCTGGCTTTTGAGGTTGACTGTGCGAAGCTACCAAAGACACCTTGCATCATCGTATGTG GGAAGTCCCCTGTGACGGCTGAGACCTTTATGGTTTCTGCAGACCAGTGTATTGTCAATGGCAGCGTCACCAACTTTGGAGATGCACTATTCCTGATGTTTGCTCTATACTACTGCCTAAACATCAGTTATCCAGCAACACTGGGGACAACTTTGGAGTTCTTGCAGAG ATGTATTTTCCGCATAAATCCAGATAAGGGGACCAAAGTGGAGAAGGGATCCAAGAAGGCGGTCAATGCCAAAGTTCTCTCCCTGATCCAAAAGATTTCAGATTATGAATGGAGGGAGtag